From the genome of Macaca thibetana thibetana isolate TM-01 chromosome 8, ASM2454274v1, whole genome shotgun sequence:
CTGGGTGCTGGGCACGGCCTGGACCCTTCCCTGGGGACGCCCGCCCGGGCCACCGTGGACTGGGGTGGCCAGGGTGCGGCCTGGATCCCCGCCTGGCAAGCAGGGCGAGTGACGGGAGGGCTGCCCGTAGCGCCCATGTtccagggctggggtgggtggatggggCACCCAGCCGCCGCAGCCGCGAGCTCGCAGGGTGCACTGACCCCGTTGGGGGCTGGGGTGCCCACCCCGCAAGCTATCACTGAGCGACTTCCGGTCTGTGAGCCCTGTCCTCCGCACCCCACCTTTCCGCCTCCTAGAGCCTCCGCGCCCTCCTGGGCCCATCGGAACTTGGCACAGGCTCACCCCACTTTGTGTAGGAACTCCGGATCCTTCCATGGGGTCCTccttccagatactcaggaaccCCACTTCCTGCCAGGGTGGAGAGGATGGGGTCCTTGAAGGCCAGCTGAGGGCCCTGACTTCGAGTCAGAGGTCAGGGGTCAGCAGCAGAAGAGTGGATTCGTGCTGAGTCATTGGCCATGGGTGGGTTCCGTGCCCTCCCTCCCTTGGGCAGGCGTTTGGTAGGCAAATGTGTGGGCATGCAGGCCACTGGGGTGCTCCATCTCAGGCTTGGGAGTGTCTGCGGCCCCGTCCATAGCCCAGCAGACACGTACCCATGAAAGGACACGATGTGAGGAATGAAGCCATTGGAGGTCTGGGCATCACCCTGTGATGATGAGGGGTGTCTGCTGGGAGGGCTCCTGGCAACGGGGGATTCCACAGTCCAGATGATCCCTGCCCCCATTACACACAGCCTGGAGCCTGGATGCTGTGTGGATATCCCTCCCCTGTGAAATCCTAAGGGACAGTGGGGGTCCTTTCTAGAGTGTCCCCTAGCGTCGGGAAGTGCCCTCAAACAAGGTTAGCAGGGTTGTTCCCCCTGCCCTGTATGGTCAGACACCGCCCCTACAGCCAGGCTGGCAGTGGTGAGTGGGCGCCCCGGCCCAGCCAGACAGGCCTACACCTCACCCCCATGTGGTTGGCCTCGATCTGCCCTAACGAGCCCCATATGTCAACCATGAGGACAATGCCCCAACAAAGAAATGTTGGGACAGCTTCTCCCAAGCCAGTTGGCATCTGGGGCTGTTGAGTGGCACCAGGTATTTCCCATGTCCCAACTCCATGTCACCCCCGGGGGTACCAGGCAGGACGGCGGCCTCCTGACCCCAACATTCTCAGCCTAGTGGCTCCGGTTAGCACCCGTGCAGTCCAGCTGGCCAGCGCCCATCCTGTCAGCGCCCCAGGGCACACTCCTCTGTCTGGGCTGAACCACCTTCCCAGCCAGGGCCAACATTCGGGAACCTGTGTGCTAGGCGGGGATAGgtgtcctgcctccctccccaacccGAGGAGCAGTGGGATGGGCTGAGCGGTCCCTAGGGCTCTCCTTCCAGGGAGAGGTACCCAGGTAGCTCGGTGACCCCATGTGCGTGGGCCCTGGGTGCGCCCCATCTGACCTTTCTGGAGAG
Proteins encoded in this window:
- the LOC126961001 gene encoding uncharacterized protein LOC126961001, giving the protein MDASALARRQPEKSRVGSGPGSGSSLPGRPDSLLPSRPSWNLGAGHGLDPSLGTPARATVDWGGQGAAWIPAWQAGRVTGGLPVAPMFQGWGGWMGHPAAAAASSQGALTPLGAGVPTPQAITERLPVCEPCPPHPTFPPPRASAPSWAHRNLAQAHPTLCRNSGSFHGVLLPDTQEPHFLPGWRGWGP